From the Chloroflexus aurantiacus J-10-fl genome, one window contains:
- a CDS encoding class I SAM-dependent rRNA methyltransferase: MTTVIILPGRERPIIQRHPWIFSGAIAEVRGNPAPGDVVDVCAKDGSWLARGFWSSTSQLRVRLATWDANQPLDETWLRETIARAVAGREYWLQNPAIACRLVFSESDGLPGLIVDRYGCYLVIQLLTQAMAVRADQVIAALVDLLAPRGIYERSDAEVREKEGLPPAVGLRWGETPPRLPVTLITALDQPVTRRRMFADLQTGQKTGIYLDQAINHLRVGAYCADADTLDCFSYAGGFALAAALAGARQLTLVDASAEALGLAADNLRLNNLSTPTTFVEGDVFQVLRRYRSDQRQFDVVILDPPKFVHQQAHLQRATRGYKDINLQALHLIRRGGILATFSCSGLVSADLFQKIIFGAAVDAGRDVQILERLTQAPDHPVLLSFPEAEYLKGLICRVW; this comes from the coding sequence ATGACAACTGTTATCATCCTTCCCGGTCGCGAACGACCGATTATACAGCGACATCCATGGATCTTTTCCGGTGCTATCGCCGAAGTACGTGGTAATCCCGCGCCCGGCGATGTGGTTGATGTATGCGCAAAAGATGGGAGCTGGCTGGCCCGTGGCTTCTGGAGCAGCACGTCGCAACTGCGAGTACGGCTGGCGACCTGGGATGCAAACCAGCCCCTCGATGAAACCTGGCTCCGCGAGACTATTGCCCGGGCTGTAGCCGGGCGCGAATACTGGCTTCAGAACCCGGCGATTGCCTGCCGGCTTGTGTTCAGCGAGTCGGATGGCCTACCCGGCCTGATTGTTGACCGCTACGGCTGCTATCTGGTGATTCAACTACTCACTCAGGCGATGGCGGTGCGCGCCGATCAAGTGATTGCAGCGTTAGTCGATCTGCTGGCACCACGCGGTATCTACGAGCGGAGTGATGCTGAGGTACGTGAGAAGGAAGGACTGCCACCGGCGGTTGGTTTACGCTGGGGCGAAACCCCGCCGCGATTGCCGGTCACGCTCATCACTGCACTCGATCAACCGGTCACCAGACGGCGCATGTTCGCCGACCTGCAAACCGGCCAGAAGACCGGCATTTATCTCGATCAGGCGATCAACCACCTGCGGGTGGGGGCGTATTGTGCGGACGCCGATACCCTCGATTGTTTCTCCTACGCGGGCGGCTTTGCCCTGGCCGCCGCACTGGCCGGCGCTCGTCAGTTGACACTGGTTGATGCCAGTGCCGAAGCACTGGGGTTGGCGGCTGATAATCTGCGGCTCAACAACCTGTCAACACCAACCACCTTTGTCGAGGGTGATGTGTTTCAGGTGTTACGCCGGTATCGCAGCGATCAGCGCCAATTTGATGTCGTTATTCTCGACCCACCGAAATTCGTTCATCAACAGGCACATTTACAACGGGCGACACGCGGCTACAAAGATATTAATTTGCAGGCACTCCACCTGATCCGACGCGGTGGCATCCTGGCTACCTTTAGTTGTTCGGGGTTGGTTTCAGCCGATCTGTTTCAAAAAATCATCTTCGGGGCTGCGGTTGATGCCGGTCGCGATGTGCAAATTCTGGAGCGACTGACGCAGGCACCCGATCATCCGGTATTGCTGAGTTTTCCTGAAGCGGAATATCTCAAAGGTTTAATCTGCCGGGTGTGGTAA
- the argJ gene encoding bifunctional glutamate N-acetyltransferase/amino-acid acetyltransferase ArgJ → MNFTIFEDGHIASPTGFRATGVSAGLKEGSKARDLALVYSQYPCRAAALFTTSVFKAAPVFLSQAILLRNHDAIRAVLINAGQANAGTGQSGLNDAIECAKITADELEVPRDSVLLMSTGLIGVPLPMQRMRNGIRRAVSELDSNGGRRAALAILTTDTRPKERVLRVTLRNGPRFTLAGMAKGTRMIHPRLATVLALITTDLAISQPLLQRALHQSVERSFNRLNIDGDCSPNDSVIMLANGAIDHPPITDSSTWEFGVFQEALDFLCADLAGQIVRDAAGSGKVIKVVVQGAADEAAASAIAHTVARSGSVRAACRRHSSDWGALLAAIGASNVELRPDLLDLRIGTVPVMLRGAPVPFDPTMLVQTMSGPEIELLIDLNLGPAETTVWTCTWTDG, encoded by the coding sequence ATGAACTTCACGATCTTTGAAGATGGTCACATTGCCAGCCCAACCGGCTTTCGCGCCACCGGTGTTTCCGCCGGGCTAAAAGAGGGCAGTAAAGCGCGCGATCTGGCACTCGTCTACTCGCAATACCCGTGCCGGGCAGCGGCATTATTTACCACCAGTGTCTTCAAAGCTGCACCAGTCTTTCTCAGTCAGGCTATTTTATTGCGTAATCACGATGCTATTCGTGCTGTGTTGATCAATGCCGGTCAAGCCAATGCCGGCACCGGGCAGAGCGGGTTGAATGATGCTATCGAATGTGCCAAGATCACCGCTGATGAACTGGAGGTACCACGCGACTCGGTGTTGTTGATGTCAACCGGGTTGATCGGGGTGCCGCTCCCGATGCAACGGATGCGCAACGGGATCAGGCGGGCAGTGAGCGAACTCGACAGCAATGGTGGTCGTCGCGCAGCCCTGGCAATCTTAACCACCGACACTCGACCCAAAGAGCGGGTCCTGCGTGTCACCTTGCGCAACGGCCCTCGCTTCACTCTGGCCGGCATGGCGAAGGGAACCCGCATGATCCATCCGCGCCTGGCTACCGTGCTGGCTCTGATTACTACCGATCTGGCGATCAGTCAACCTCTCTTGCAACGGGCACTGCACCAAAGCGTAGAGCGCTCTTTCAACCGGCTCAATATTGATGGCGATTGCAGCCCAAACGATAGTGTTATCATGCTGGCCAACGGTGCCATCGATCATCCACCCATTACCGACTCCAGCACCTGGGAATTTGGTGTGTTTCAAGAAGCACTCGATTTTTTGTGTGCAGATCTGGCAGGGCAAATCGTGCGCGATGCCGCCGGTTCTGGTAAAGTAATAAAGGTAGTGGTGCAAGGGGCAGCCGACGAAGCCGCCGCCAGCGCAATTGCCCACACCGTTGCCCGCTCTGGATCGGTACGTGCCGCCTGTCGGCGTCATTCATCCGATTGGGGAGCACTCCTGGCGGCAATTGGGGCCAGCAACGTAGAATTGCGCCCCGATCTCCTCGACTTACGGATCGGAACAGTGCCGGTCATGCTCCGCGGCGCACCCGTTCCTTTCGACCCGACGATGTTGGTGCAGACGATGTCAGGCCCGGAAATAGAACTGCTGATCGATCTCAACCTTGGCCCGGCTGAAACAACCGTCTGGACCTGCACATGGACAGATGGGTAA
- a CDS encoding BglII/BstYI family type II restriction endonuclease: MNNAFTEKFKSRGWTKHKIECVYSTEYYIDGFRPKKPLKGAFREMDFVKNFVGVEVQFGKYAFMVYNVCAKMTIFRNSGVINAGIEIVPVKSFAEEMSSGVSYFEQIVWDLENRGIANIDIPVLILGVTA; this comes from the coding sequence CTGAATAATGCTTTCACCGAGAAGTTCAAATCACGCGGCTGGACAAAACATAAGATCGAATGCGTATATTCAACTGAGTACTACATTGATGGATTTCGACCTAAAAAACCACTGAAAGGTGCTTTTCGTGAAATGGATTTTGTTAAGAACTTTGTAGGTGTTGAGGTTCAATTCGGAAAATATGCTTTTATGGTCTATAACGTTTGTGCGAAAATGACCATCTTTCGTAACTCTGGCGTGATCAACGCAGGAATTGAGATTGTACCTGTTAAATCATTTGCTGAAGAGATGTCTAGCGGTGTTTCGTATTTTGAACAAATCGTTTGGGATTTGGAGAATCGTGGGATCGCAAACATTGATATTCCGGTGCTAATTTTGGGAGTAACTGCGTAA
- a CDS encoding DNA-methyltransferase encodes MSELPLFRSVTSIETAFRPDADVIIMSGDVSECIAQIPDRSIALIVTSPPYNLGKAYEDRVSIEAYLQTQAELIAQLCRVLRDDGSICWQVGNFVEHGEVYPLDILYYPIFKRLGLRLRNRIVWKFGHGLHASKRFSGRYETILWFTKSDHYIFNLDAVRVPAKYPGKRHFKGPNKGRPSGNPLGKNPSDVWEILERDWEELVWDIPNVKSNHPEKTIHPCQFPIELVERCVLALTNEGDMVFDPYMGVGSTLIAALMHQRRAVGCDKEATYVEIARQRVVDYFNGTLRYRPLGKPVYQPTGREKVSQIPEEWKESLQARLLERNGDYE; translated from the coding sequence TCGCGCAGATTCCCGATCGTTCAATCGCCCTGATCGTCACATCACCGCCGTACAATCTGGGAAAAGCCTATGAAGATCGAGTCTCGATTGAAGCATATTTGCAGACTCAGGCGGAACTTATTGCGCAGCTCTGTCGTGTGTTGCGCGACGATGGCAGTATTTGCTGGCAGGTAGGTAACTTCGTCGAGCATGGTGAAGTGTACCCACTTGATATTCTGTACTACCCCATCTTCAAGAGACTGGGCCTGAGACTACGCAACCGGATTGTCTGGAAATTTGGGCATGGCTTGCACGCTTCAAAACGATTCTCCGGGCGCTATGAAACGATCCTCTGGTTTACCAAATCGGACCACTACATCTTCAATTTAGATGCAGTTCGTGTTCCGGCCAAATACCCCGGTAAACGACACTTTAAAGGTCCGAATAAGGGCAGGCCATCAGGTAATCCCCTGGGGAAGAATCCGTCGGATGTTTGGGAAATCCTCGAACGGGATTGGGAAGAACTGGTATGGGACATCCCGAATGTCAAATCGAACCATCCAGAAAAGACCATACATCCCTGTCAGTTTCCGATTGAACTGGTTGAGCGTTGCGTGCTTGCCCTGACCAATGAAGGTGATATGGTCTTTGACCCGTATATGGGGGTCGGCTCGACCTTGATTGCTGCATTGATGCATCAGCGACGTGCCGTTGGTTGTGATAAAGAAGCAACGTATGTCGAAATTGCTCGTCAACGTGTGGTTGATTATTTCAATGGTACCCTGCGTTACCGTCCGCTCGGCAAACCCGTTTACCAGCCAACAGGGAGAGAGAAAGTTTCTCAGATTCCAGAGGAGTGGAAGGAGTCGTTACAAGCCCGACTTCTGGAGCGAAATGGAGATTACGAATGA
- a CDS encoding GNAT family N-acetyltransferase, whose translation MITSSRPRPKVMTGEKVFLSHVFAEDAPLLAQWFADLEFTTLLGQQGRSFTLEQEQQWITESTAAKDSERSFAIVLCANEQLIGTCNLRSIDLLHGTAELGIAIGDKTAWGQGYGREAVRLLVAYGFRYLNLYSIRLWVHGFNERARRAYLAAGFREAGRLRGATLFDGQRYDRILMEITRDDVR comes from the coding sequence ATGATCACGTCATCGCGCCCCCGCCCAAAGGTGATGACCGGCGAGAAGGTCTTTTTGAGCCACGTCTTTGCTGAAGATGCTCCACTTTTGGCGCAATGGTTTGCCGATCTGGAATTCACCACTCTCTTGGGGCAGCAGGGGCGTAGTTTTACCCTGGAGCAAGAACAGCAGTGGATTACAGAGAGCACAGCGGCGAAAGATAGTGAACGTTCGTTTGCGATAGTGCTGTGTGCCAATGAGCAATTGATAGGTACGTGCAATCTGCGAAGCATCGATTTATTGCACGGCACCGCCGAGTTGGGCATTGCTATCGGCGACAAAACGGCCTGGGGGCAGGGGTACGGTCGTGAAGCTGTCCGCTTACTCGTCGCGTATGGGTTTCGTTACCTCAACCTGTACAGCATCAGGTTATGGGTGCATGGCTTCAACGAACGTGCCCGTCGCGCTTACCTGGCAGCCGGCTTTCGCGAGGCAGGCCGGCTGCGCGGGGCAACGCTATTCGACGGCCAGCGCTACGACCGTATTCTCATGGAAATCACCCGCGACGATGTTCGCTGA
- a CDS encoding thioredoxin domain-containing protein, with protein sequence MNAGSRPLNRLAHEASPYLQQHADNPVDWYPWGEEALERARREDKPILVSIGYAACHWCHVMAHESFADPEVAAVQNEYFINIKVDREERPDLDNIYMAAAQALTGRGGWPLNVFCLPDGTPFFAGTYFPPDAKAARYRMPGWRQVLLSVAEAYKTRRADVTASAHELLEHIKLLTRPLPETLPLDEELLMAAAAQIGREFDPQYGGFGDAPKFPQPVVLEFLLRTHLRGDVQALPMLQQTLEQMARGGMYDQVGGGFHRYSVDERWLVPHFEKMLYDNALLAEVYHLAAQVTGDTFLARIADETFTYMLRDLRHPDGAFFSSEDADSLPTPGASHAEEGAFYVWTPDELRAALGDDAVLVGAYYGVTRQGNFEGRSILHVPRPAAAVAAMLGVSVERLEATVARARPILRTFRERRPRPFRDEKVITAWNAMAIRALAVASSRVPAYLDAARQCADFLLTNLRRDDGRLLRSWKDGRPGPAAFLDDYALFCDALIELHAAGGDTRYLATAIDLADAMIDLFWDDQAGMFFDTGRDQPALVTRPRDLSDNATPSGSSAATVALLRLYAITGRERYETRAMQTLQQTTPLLKRFPLGFGRMLCAADLALGPLRELAIIGPPDHPVTQAMLAVARSAYRPRLVIARAMPDDPVVTLSPLLNDRPMVDGQPTAYLCEQFACQMPVTTPEALQAQLG encoded by the coding sequence ATGAACGCCGGGTCACGTCCATTGAACCGGCTGGCCCACGAAGCCAGTCCGTATCTCCAACAGCACGCCGATAATCCGGTTGATTGGTATCCGTGGGGCGAAGAGGCTCTCGAACGCGCCCGGCGTGAGGATAAGCCCATTCTGGTCAGTATCGGGTATGCCGCCTGTCACTGGTGCCACGTGATGGCCCACGAGAGTTTCGCCGACCCGGAAGTGGCGGCTGTGCAGAATGAATATTTCATCAATATCAAGGTTGACCGCGAGGAGCGTCCCGATCTCGACAATATCTATATGGCGGCAGCACAAGCGCTGACCGGGCGCGGTGGCTGGCCGCTCAATGTGTTTTGTCTGCCTGATGGAACACCGTTCTTCGCCGGTACCTATTTTCCACCCGACGCCAAAGCCGCCCGCTACCGGATGCCCGGCTGGCGGCAGGTGCTGCTCTCGGTAGCCGAGGCGTATAAAACCCGGCGGGCGGATGTGACCGCTTCCGCACACGAGCTGCTCGAACATATCAAGTTGCTCACCCGACCGTTGCCTGAAACCCTTCCCCTCGACGAAGAGTTGCTGATGGCGGCAGCAGCGCAGATCGGGCGTGAATTCGATCCGCAGTATGGCGGGTTTGGCGACGCGCCAAAGTTTCCGCAGCCGGTCGTGCTGGAGTTTCTGTTGCGCACCCATCTGCGCGGTGACGTACAGGCGCTGCCGATGCTTCAGCAGACACTTGAGCAGATGGCGCGGGGTGGGATGTACGATCAGGTCGGCGGTGGCTTCCACCGCTACAGTGTCGATGAGCGCTGGCTGGTGCCCCATTTCGAGAAGATGCTCTACGATAATGCCCTGCTGGCTGAGGTCTACCATCTGGCGGCCCAGGTCACCGGTGATACCTTCCTCGCCCGTATTGCCGATGAGACGTTCACCTACATGCTACGCGATCTGCGCCATCCTGATGGGGCGTTCTTTAGCAGTGAGGATGCCGACAGTTTGCCGACACCCGGTGCATCCCACGCCGAAGAGGGGGCGTTCTACGTCTGGACGCCCGATGAATTGCGAGCAGCGCTGGGCGATGATGCGGTGCTGGTTGGCGCCTACTACGGGGTGACGCGCCAGGGCAATTTTGAAGGGCGTTCGATCCTGCACGTGCCACGACCGGCTGCCGCTGTTGCAGCGATGCTGGGCGTGTCGGTGGAGCGGCTTGAAGCGACCGTTGCCCGTGCCCGCCCAATCCTGCGCACCTTTCGCGAGCGACGACCCCGCCCGTTCCGTGATGAGAAGGTGATTACGGCATGGAATGCGATGGCGATCCGTGCGCTGGCAGTGGCAAGTTCCCGTGTGCCGGCGTATCTGGATGCAGCGCGACAGTGTGCCGATTTCCTGCTGACCAACCTTCGGCGTGATGATGGCCGGTTGCTGCGAAGCTGGAAGGACGGGCGGCCAGGACCGGCGGCATTTCTCGATGATTATGCCCTGTTCTGCGATGCCCTGATCGAACTCCATGCTGCTGGCGGCGACACCCGCTATCTGGCTACCGCCATCGATCTGGCCGATGCGATGATCGATCTGTTTTGGGATGATCAGGCCGGCATGTTCTTCGATACCGGTCGTGATCAACCCGCCCTGGTTACCCGTCCACGTGATTTGAGTGATAATGCAACACCGTCCGGCTCATCGGCGGCCACGGTTGCCCTGCTGCGGCTGTACGCCATCACCGGGCGCGAGAGGTATGAAACGCGGGCCATGCAGACGCTGCAACAGACAACACCGCTGCTCAAGCGCTTTCCGTTAGGATTTGGGCGTATGCTGTGTGCGGCTGATCTGGCGCTGGGGCCGCTGCGCGAGCTGGCGATTATCGGCCCGCCTGATCATCCGGTAACGCAGGCGATGCTGGCAGTGGCGCGATCTGCATATCGTCCTCGCCTGGTCATTGCGCGAGCCATGCCTGACGATCCGGTCGTCACGCTCAGCCCACTCCTGAACGACCGCCCGATGGTTGATGGGCAGCCGACCGCTTATCTCTGCGAGCAGTTTGCCTGTCAGATGCCGGTTACGACGCCAGAGGCACTTCAGGCGCAGTTGGGATGA
- the rsgA gene encoding ribosome small subunit-dependent GTPase A, with protein MSRNIAPAVTHTSTTTEKTLRLIGTVLRAQSGFFWVQTEQGVLECRLRGRLKKERQATDLVVIGDQVEVMPVGNGQGAIEAVLPRRSRLARRAAGPRGAYKEDVIVANVDQVLLVFSCTKPEFTPRMLDRYLVICEHSELPVVIVATKIDLVVQHAAEAMFSPYARIGYPVFYTSIVSGEGIAELRSQLAGRISVVTGKSGVGKSSLLNAIQPGLNLRTGEISERLTKGRHTTTVAELIPLDLPGGGYVADTPGIREIGLWNVPERDLAWCFREFRPFLDDCYFAGCTHLHEPHCAVRAAVERGDITAARYDSYARLMESEDEE; from the coding sequence ATGAGTCGTAATATTGCACCCGCTGTCACTCATACATCCACCACCACGGAGAAAACGCTCCGACTGATTGGCACCGTTTTGCGTGCCCAGAGTGGCTTCTTCTGGGTGCAGACCGAACAGGGTGTCCTCGAATGCCGGCTGCGCGGGCGTTTGAAGAAAGAGCGGCAGGCCACCGATCTGGTTGTGATCGGCGATCAGGTTGAGGTCATGCCGGTTGGTAACGGTCAGGGCGCGATTGAGGCTGTCTTGCCCCGTCGCAGCCGGCTGGCCCGACGGGCCGCCGGGCCACGCGGCGCTTACAAAGAGGACGTGATCGTTGCCAATGTCGATCAGGTATTGCTGGTCTTTTCCTGCACCAAACCTGAGTTCACGCCGCGCATGCTTGACCGCTATCTGGTGATATGCGAACACAGTGAATTGCCGGTTGTGATTGTCGCCACGAAAATTGATCTGGTGGTGCAGCATGCGGCTGAGGCGATGTTTAGTCCGTATGCCCGCATTGGCTATCCGGTCTTTTACACCAGCATCGTCAGCGGCGAGGGCATTGCCGAACTGCGCAGCCAACTGGCCGGACGTATCAGTGTGGTCACCGGCAAATCGGGGGTTGGCAAGAGCAGCCTGCTCAATGCCATTCAACCCGGCCTCAATCTGCGCACCGGTGAGATTAGCGAGCGACTAACCAAAGGCCGCCATACGACGACCGTTGCCGAGTTGATCCCGCTCGATCTACCGGGTGGCGGCTATGTGGCCGATACACCGGGTATTCGGGAGATTGGGCTGTGGAATGTGCCAGAACGTGATCTGGCCTGGTGCTTCCGTGAATTTCGCCCATTTCTCGACGACTGCTACTTTGCCGGATGCACCCATCTTCACGAACCGCATTGTGCCGTCCGTGCCGCAGTGGAGCGGGGTGACATCACGGCAGCCCGGTACGATAGTTACGCCCGGCTGATGGAGAGTGAAGACGAGGAATAG
- a CDS encoding threonine ammonia-lyase: MSTEKTITPADILAARRRISGIVQPTPLEVSRPLSALTGAEVWLKLELAQVTGSFKLRGAANALRQLPPATHVVACSAGNHALGVAHTAALTGTPATLVVPTTASPAKVTALRRYPVEVILHGAGYDEAETEALRLAAHHGWHFVSPYNDPAVIAGQGTLAIEVWDALPDVDMVVVAVGGGGLASGVGIWARAMNPRVRIIGVQAAASAAMAAALRAGRVVPAPDEPTLADGLAGGIASDTITLPILQQVLDEMILVEEAAIARAMRWLIDEHHLIVEGSAAVTVAALLEGQITHLVGKRIVALLCGRNVAISTLHHILAVPPKDGASSH; this comes from the coding sequence ATGTCTACCGAGAAAACCATTACCCCTGCCGACATCCTGGCTGCTCGCCGTCGCATCAGCGGTATCGTTCAACCAACTCCGCTTGAGGTGAGTCGCCCCTTGAGCGCCCTGACCGGTGCCGAGGTCTGGTTGAAGCTGGAACTGGCACAGGTGACCGGCAGTTTTAAGCTGCGTGGTGCAGCCAATGCTCTGCGCCAGTTACCACCTGCCACGCATGTCGTGGCCTGCTCGGCGGGCAATCACGCGCTCGGTGTTGCCCATACCGCCGCGTTGACCGGTACGCCGGCCACCCTGGTGGTGCCGACAACCGCCTCGCCGGCGAAGGTCACCGCATTGCGACGCTATCCGGTTGAGGTGATATTGCACGGTGCCGGCTACGACGAGGCTGAAACCGAAGCGCTCCGGCTGGCAGCCCACCACGGCTGGCATTTTGTGTCACCCTACAACGACCCGGCAGTGATTGCCGGGCAGGGAACGCTGGCAATTGAGGTCTGGGACGCATTGCCCGACGTCGATATGGTGGTAGTCGCGGTCGGTGGCGGTGGGTTAGCCAGCGGCGTTGGTATCTGGGCCAGAGCGATGAACCCGCGCGTCCGCATCATTGGCGTACAGGCAGCCGCTTCCGCGGCAATGGCGGCGGCGTTGCGGGCCGGGCGGGTCGTTCCGGCACCTGATGAACCAACGCTGGCCGACGGTCTGGCTGGAGGTATCGCCAGCGATACCATCACGCTCCCGATCCTGCAACAGGTTTTAGACGAGATGATCCTGGTCGAAGAGGCAGCTATTGCCCGCGCTATGCGCTGGTTAATCGACGAACACCATCTGATTGTAGAAGGGAGTGCTGCGGTGACGGTGGCAGCCCTGCTCGAAGGTCAGATCACCCATCTTGTCGGCAAACGGATCGTGGCACTGCTCTGCGGGCGTAATGTTGCCATTTCCACCTTGCACCACATTCTCGCAGTTCCGCCCAAAGACGGAGCATCATCCCATTGA
- a CDS encoding aldo/keto reductase gives MQYTRFGSTGMHVSRICLGCMSYGSPQWREWVLDEDASRPFIFRALELGINFFDTADMYSLGVSEEILGRAIRDSGVRREELVIATKVYQPMSDRPNDRGLSRKHIMQAIDASLRRLGMDYVDLYQIHRWDYETPIEETLEALNDVVRAGKALYIGASSMFAWQLAKALGIQERRGWARFVSMQNHLNLVYREEEREMLPLCRDAGLAVIPWSPLARGFLTGNRPQGTGAATVRGRSDTISHAMYDASDYVIVERVSELARERGVSNAQIALAWLLHKPEVTAPIIGATKMYQLEEAVAALDVKLSPEEIQRLEEPYRPKPIRGHA, from the coding sequence ATGCAGTACACCCGTTTTGGCTCAACCGGCATGCATGTCTCGCGTATCTGTTTGGGTTGTATGAGCTACGGCTCGCCCCAGTGGCGCGAATGGGTACTCGATGAAGACGCCAGCCGCCCGTTTATCTTTCGTGCGCTGGAGCTGGGTATCAATTTTTTCGACACCGCCGATATGTACTCGCTCGGGGTAAGCGAAGAGATTCTGGGGCGGGCAATCCGTGATTCCGGGGTGCGCCGCGAAGAGCTGGTCATCGCGACCAAAGTCTATCAGCCGATGAGCGACCGCCCGAACGACCGTGGTCTGTCGCGGAAGCATATTATGCAGGCTATCGATGCCTCGTTGCGCCGTCTGGGGATGGATTATGTCGATCTGTACCAGATTCACCGCTGGGACTACGAGACCCCCATCGAAGAGACGCTTGAGGCGTTGAATGATGTGGTGCGCGCCGGCAAGGCGCTCTACATCGGTGCTTCCAGCATGTTCGCCTGGCAACTGGCGAAGGCGCTGGGGATTCAGGAACGACGCGGTTGGGCGCGCTTTGTGTCGATGCAAAATCACCTTAATCTTGTCTACCGCGAGGAAGAGCGCGAGATGCTCCCGCTGTGTCGCGATGCCGGGCTGGCGGTTATTCCGTGGAGTCCGCTGGCACGAGGTTTTCTGACCGGTAATCGTCCCCAGGGCACCGGTGCGGCGACCGTGCGTGGTCGTTCAGACACCATCTCGCACGCAATGTATGATGCCAGCGACTACGTCATCGTCGAGCGGGTTAGCGAACTGGCCCGCGAACGCGGGGTGAGCAATGCGCAAATCGCGCTGGCCTGGCTCCTCCACAAGCCCGAAGTCACTGCACCGATTATCGGTGCCACCAAGATGTATCAGCTCGAAGAAGCAGTTGCAGCCCTCGATGTAAAGTTGTCGCCCGAAGAGATTCAGCGTTTAGAGGAACCCTACCGCCCGAAACCGATCCGCGGCCATGCGTAG
- a CDS encoding glycosyltransferase family 4 protein produces MHILHVVQLYWPAPSGAARYFQEIGKRLVAEGHRVTVLATDAFDLEHLWMAGKRRIPEPVGEHDGVVIRRLPIRRLPAPAILYPIIRRLMVELGRLGRPAIPTLRRLATVTPQLPDLEAFLADPYLADVAVVHTTNITLDFALIPVVRWARRRGLPHLCTPFVHLGEPGSEQVVRYYAMPHQLDLLRQATWVATMTDLERAYLIRRGVAAQQIVTVGAGVNPAEVTGGDGQRFRAIHHIHGPLVLSLGVAAFDKGTVHTLAAMRQLWAQGSHAVWVQCGPAFGGFAETVAALSPDEQARVRVLGYVDDTTRRDALAAADLYVQPSRTDSFGITYLEAWCNGVPVIGARAGGVPAVVRHGVDGLLVRFGDVPGIAAAIDRLLRDRALARALGAAGRARVWRELTWDAVYQRIRPLYMPHFSEHRRG; encoded by the coding sequence ATGCACATTCTCCACGTTGTTCAACTCTACTGGCCGGCGCCAAGCGGCGCGGCCCGTTATTTTCAAGAAATCGGGAAGCGGCTGGTCGCTGAAGGCCATCGCGTTACCGTGCTGGCAACTGACGCCTTCGATCTCGAACACCTCTGGATGGCCGGGAAGCGCCGGATTCCTGAACCGGTCGGTGAGCACGATGGCGTCGTTATACGGCGTCTGCCGATCCGACGGCTGCCTGCGCCAGCTATCCTCTACCCCATCATCCGCCGCCTGATGGTGGAATTGGGCCGGCTGGGCCGTCCCGCCATCCCGACCCTCCGTCGATTGGCTACCGTAACCCCACAGCTTCCCGATCTGGAGGCATTCCTGGCCGACCCCTATCTCGCCGATGTCGCGGTGGTGCATACTACCAACATCACCCTCGATTTTGCGCTCATCCCGGTTGTGCGCTGGGCAAGGCGGCGTGGTCTGCCCCACCTTTGTACCCCCTTCGTGCATTTGGGCGAACCGGGAAGTGAGCAGGTGGTACGCTACTATGCGATGCCACATCAGCTTGATCTGTTGCGGCAGGCAACCTGGGTGGCGACGATGACCGATCTGGAGCGGGCATACCTGATACGGCGTGGAGTGGCGGCACAACAGATCGTGACGGTTGGGGCAGGGGTGAACCCGGCTGAAGTGACCGGCGGTGACGGTCAGCGCTTCCGCGCAATCCATCACATCCATGGCCCGCTGGTTCTGAGCCTGGGGGTTGCCGCTTTCGATAAGGGTACCGTGCATACGCTGGCTGCGATGCGTCAGTTGTGGGCACAGGGTAGTCATGCGGTGTGGGTGCAGTGTGGGCCGGCCTTTGGCGGTTTTGCCGAGACAGTCGCCGCCCTCAGCCCGGATGAACAGGCGCGAGTGCGGGTGCTCGGTTATGTTGATGATACAACGCGCCGTGATGCACTGGCGGCAGCCGATCTTTACGTGCAACCGTCACGCACTGATAGCTTCGGGATTACGTACCTTGAAGCGTGGTGTAACGGGGTTCCGGTGATCGGCGCCCGTGCCGGGGGCGTCCCTGCGGTTGTGCGGCACGGTGTTGATGGCTTGCTGGTGCGGTTTGGCGATGTGCCGGGTATCGCAGCGGCTATCGACCGCTTACTGCGTGATAGAGCACTTGCCCGCGCTCTCGGTGCTGCCGGACGAGCGCGGGTCTGGCGCGAGTTAACCTGGGATGCCGTCTATCAGCGGATTCGCCCGCTCTACATGCCTCACTTCAGCGAACATCGTCGCGGGTGA